In Brachionichthys hirsutus isolate HB-005 unplaced genomic scaffold, CSIRO-AGI_Bhir_v1 contig_966, whole genome shotgun sequence, one genomic interval encodes:
- the LOC137916549 gene encoding mitochondrial adenyl nucleotide antiporter SLC25A23-like, whose amino-acid sequence MFDIGEHLTVPDEFSERERRSGLVWKQLVAGAMAGAVSRTGTAPLDRLKVFLQVHGSKSQGMNLWSGLRGMIKEGGVFSLWRGNGINVLKIAPESAIKFMAYEQMKCLIRGSKEGGSLRVQERFIAGSLAGATAQTIIYPMEVLKTRLTLRTTGQYSGVADCARKILKVEGAQAFYRGYLPNTVGIIPYAGIDLAVYETLKNAWLQRYCLDSADPGVLVLLGCGTISSTCGQLASYPLALIRTRMQAQAITEGKPKLTMVGQFKYIISHEGVAGLYRGITPNFLKVIPAVSISYVVYERMKKILGVG is encoded by the exons atgtttgacatcGGAGAACATCTGACTGTGCCAGACGAGTTCTCAGAGCGTGAGCGGCGCTCAGGTctggtgtggaagcagctggttgCTGGGGCGATGGCAGGCGCTGTGTCCCGAACAGGCACTGCACCATTGGACCGTCTaaaagtcttcctgcag gtacatggttctaaatctcaaggaatgaatctctggtctggactgaggggaatgatcaaggaaggaggcgtgttctcactctggaggggaaatgggaTCAATGTCCTCAAGATTGCTCCTGAATCGGCCATTAAGTTTATGGCCTATGAACAG aTGAAGTGCTTGATTCGGGGCAGTAAAGAGGGGGGCTCTTTAAGGGTACAAGAAAGGTTTATCGCTGGATCTTTGGCAGGAGCTACTGCCCAGACCATCATCTACCCAATGGAG GTGCTGAAGACTCGTCTTACACTGAGGACGACTGGACAGTACTCGGGTGTGGCTGATTGTGCCAGGAAGATCCTGAAGGTGGAGGGAGCCCAGGCTTTCTACAGGGGCTACCTGCCAAATACAGTCGGCATCATTCCTTATGCTGGTATCGATTTGGCCGTGTACGAG ACTCTGAAGAACGCTTGGCTTCAGAGGTACTGCTTAGACTCTGCAGATCCAGGAGTTCTTGTGCTCCTGGGCTGTGGTACCATCTCAAGTACCTGTGGACAGCTGGCGTCCTATCCCCTGGCTCTCATCCGCACACGTATGCAGGCACAAG ccattacTGAAGGGAAACCCAAGCTGACCATGGTGGGCCAGTTCAAGTACATCATATCACACGAGGGTGTAGCCGGCCTGTACCGAGGCATCACCCCCAACTTTCTCAAAGTCATTCCAGCTGTCAGCATCTCCTACGTAGTGTATGAGCGCATGAAGAAAATCCTCGGGGTGGGTTAG